GGTAGCCATATTGACTGTTATGAAGAGCTAAAGCTGATCATGTACAATAGATTTATGTATTAAAGTAaagctttctaaaaaaaatatgtgtagtGTTTTGACAGAAAGctaaaatgctgcatttttagAAGAAAGGAGGTTTAGAGTGTCTTGTTTTAGAGCCACCGTCTCAGATCCAGGGACACGAAACGGCTCAACAACCCGAGAAACTAGACCTGGATGATGGTAGAACTTTAGGATGTCATCAAGTAAAGATGTTACATAAAAGGCAGAAATTATGTGCAATATTCACAATCCTTTGAATGAAAGTATTAAAAGTGATTTCTTCAGTCAGTTGCTTACTCAAGAGAACTCCTGCAAGTGTTTGAAGGACATGCAAATAATTTACTTTCTAAAAGTATATCAGAATGTAACAAATTATATGAATTTGAAGGAATGTAGAGAACTAAAAATGTCTAATTATCTGAATGTAtttgatggggaaaaaaagaatcgttgtatttctctgtttttcagaaGAATCAAATTATGCAGAACGGCGAATCTTCCACTTTAATCCAGTTTCTTAAACGGTGGTTTACGGTTCTTATAATGGACATGAAGACTGGCAGGTTTAAGCATCACCGTAGCAGTTTTGGAAATGCGGCCGCTCTTGTAATGTTTCCTCCTGGGCGGCAGGTGGCGCTGGACACCAACGAAACGCTCCACACCAACACATGGTTTTTGTTTGGCAGATCACAGCAGAAAGCGTTTATAGAGAAGAACTAGTGTTCTGTTATTCAGGGTTTTCTGTACATGACGTGGCTaacatgagcagcagcagcagttaccCCACGCCGGTTTACTCCCACGCCGGACGCGGAAGCTTCCAGGACGTGTACGAGCCCGCGGAGGACTCGTTCCTGCTGATGGACGCGCTGGAGAAAGATGCAGAGACGCTGCAGCAGATGAGGCACGGCTGCACTTTCCCCCTGTGGATGATGTTTGTTTCCGTGATCGTTGTGTAACTGTGGGCCGTTCACGCTCTTTGCAGCCCCTGCGTGTGCGTGGAGGTGGGCAGCGGCTCCGGAGCGGTTTCTGCTTTTCTGGCGTCGGTGGTCGGACCTTCGGCTCTTTACCTGTGAGTCACTGACACTTTATGACCTGCAGACACGATAGTAGGAAAAACGCACCACTGTTTACATGTTATTGTCGAAATCAGCGCAAAGAATCGTCTGGTAATTTAAATAAGGTTTGAATGTGGGAAGATTTCAACGCGTGTGGAAAAGTAAAGTGTTGAGAAAATCATGTAAAAACTCACGAGGTGAACCACGAAACATCCACGGGGGCCGATTCAGATCCTGAATGTTAGTATTTAgtgaaaaatgtgcttttatggggacaaaacaaacattgtgtTTTGTAAAAAGCAATATCAGCATTCCCAACTGTAATCCATGTAATCCAGAAGTTTTTGTAGAATTAATGAAGAccaaaaaaccaaataaaatgagTGGTGTTTATTGGCAAATACTGAAGATCATAATAATATGAATGTAGTTAGTTAATGTTAATATATGTAGCCACAGCGCAGCACTGATTCTCTGTGTATTTAGGATTAGAGCAGTCtatgtatgtgtgtttttatctaTTATTATATAAAAGTGTAGTTTCATCACAGTAGAGTGTGTCTTTTACATACATAAATATGTAGTGAATTTACCACACATTAAGACTCAATAGACTTGGTCCAGAGATGTTTCATGTGACCTCACAGCTTCCCTCTCACTCTCAGTAGTAGCTCTATGGTGGCAGGCAACAATTAACACAAAGCCTGGGGATAGCAGACAAACTCCTCCCTCTTGAGAGTCATCAGGAATCTGTATGTAAAGTTGTTTAGGCCATGgtgtaaatatattattttgtcattaaaatatgtttcaaagtcaaatgtgatctcagctctttctgttagcctctagactccaaatgaGTAAAACAGACAGAGTTAAAGTTACTTCTTCCTTCACCTCACTTCACTCTGTTATCAATACATgtagtaaataaaaagaaattcctcaaatggagtaaaaataatcagaaaaggTTTCAGGAAGAGCTACATAATCTGCTCTTTAAGAACATGGagattattttgtgaaatgaagCCTACTTTGATAGGAACCATTGAAGAGACAGTGCCATGTTCTTAATGCAGATAAAGAATGACATAGTATGATGGTTTGCTTCAGAAAAGAAGAACGTCATTACAAAAACTGAAGATGTAGAAACTCACTAAAAAAGTAAGCAGTGCTGCATGATGACAGTAAAGTCAAACCAGCTCTCCTGTAATGTTATTTGTGACTTGCAGCTGCACCGACGTGAatccagctgcagctcagtgCACAGCCAGAACCGCCTGCTGTAACCGGGTCGCCCTGCAGCCCGTCATCACAGACCTGGTACAGATCACGGAGAAAAGTTCCAGAAGTTTATgcatatgttttttaatga
This region of Xiphophorus hellerii strain 12219 chromosome 24, Xiphophorus_hellerii-4.1, whole genome shotgun sequence genomic DNA includes:
- the LOC116715927 gene encoding methyltransferase N6AMT1-like, whose product is MVFVWQITAESVYREELVFCYSGFSVHDVANMSSSSSYPTPVYSHAGRGSFQDVYEPAEDSFLLMDALEKDAETLQQMSPCVCVEVGSGSGAVSAFLASVVGPSALYLCTDVNPAAAQCTARTACCNRVALQPVITDLVQNLLPRLGGKVDVVLFNPPYVVTPSEEVGSRGVEAAWAGGERGRRVTDRFLPLVPQLLSSKGLFYLVTIAENKPEEIIGLMSQFGLEGETRLSTRAGNERLSVLRFHRNQQR